A region of Necator americanus strain Aroian chromosome I, whole genome shotgun sequence DNA encodes the following proteins:
- a CDS encoding hypothetical protein (NECATOR_CHRI.G828.T1), giving the protein MLGYADNEMKNQKKTTTTTTTTTTKKKKTWLHNLYVVYGLRPLHTLSIATWQITISSIAASLSLFPRYQMWKIMPESEGEVYATSLSHL; this is encoded by the exons ATGCTCGGCTACGCTGACAACGAGATGAAGAATCAGAagaagacgacgacgacgacgacaacgacaacgacgaagaagaagaagacgtgGTTG CACAATCTCTACGTTGTCTACGGTCTCCGGCCGCTACATACTCTTTCCATAGCTACCTGGCAAATAACCATCTCATCGATAG CCGCATCACTCTCTTTGTTTCCTCGTTATCAGATGTGGAAGATAATGCCAGAAAGTGAAGGAGAAGTGTATGCGACCTCTCTCTCTCATTTGTAA